A single window of Magnetococcus marinus MC-1 DNA harbors:
- a CDS encoding nucleoside deaminase: MDFLSSHEAHNLMTLVQATDAAARGEVPVGALIYAAQGWVVSMAGNGPIGAHDPMAHAEIVAMRCAARRLSNYRLSGLCMVVSLEPCPVCQQATGLARLQSVRYLTAQGAENGFVRPDITPPLQEDRAFMTAGEMMLKIFFEFRR, from the coding sequence GTGGATTTTCTTTCGAGCCACGAGGCACATAATCTGATGACGTTGGTGCAGGCGACCGATGCGGCGGCGCGGGGTGAGGTACCGGTTGGGGCGCTCATTTATGCAGCCCAGGGTTGGGTGGTGAGCATGGCAGGCAATGGGCCTATTGGGGCCCACGACCCTATGGCACATGCGGAGATTGTCGCCATGCGCTGTGCGGCCAGACGATTATCTAACTATCGTTTGAGTGGGTTATGCATGGTGGTATCGTTAGAGCCCTGCCCAGTCTGTCAACAAGCCACTGGATTGGCGCGCTTGCAGAGTGTGCGCTATTTGACCGCGCAGGGGGCGGAAAATGGCTTTGTACGGCCTGACATAACCCCACCGTTACAGGAGGATAGAGCCTTTATGACGGCAGGTGAAATGATGTTGAAGATTTTCTTTGAATTTCGCCGATAA
- a CDS encoding EAL domain-containing protein, whose translation MDFQYGDKILFKHITIHNRMLVMVGCAIISLMFVGGFGLRELHSNLMQDRKNKTQHLVQVVVSTLAAYQAQVVAGTLSLRDAQQQAADMVAHMRYGQENYFWINDLNIKMVVHPLRPELNGQDLSTIKDANGVFLFTRFVDVVQRQGSGFVEYLWPKPGSIEAVPKISYVEKFAPWGWMVGSGIYVDDVEHIFQDAASAFMAVILTALLVVWAISVKIGRSITRPLFQTRQAMLRLANGDLDVPLEDMDRSELGDLSQALRVFRDQFAINEGLRLEREESLKQAAEKREELARIIEISHTVVLSWENDEEWSLSYVSENCYRILQSGLKSLVLKPLVNPEDLPQMEALLAAGGDASRWVKLEFRLCLGSEEPRWFECCVLPIKDDHAEVVQYHGVLHDITERRKGEHDLRLAQVLFRTTNEALMISSRDNKIEMVNPAFSRITGYQLDEVLGKGPDLLQSGRHDAPFYTQMWHALQQDGAWEGEIWNRRKSGETYPEWLSIATVTNDKGETVQYVAAFSDITKRKQAEETILHQANYDFLTDLPNRNLFHDRLQTELKRSQRSGQQVALLFIDLDRFKFVNDTLGHNVGDQLLREVAIRLGHCVRESDTIARLGGDEFTVILPELHGPEGVARLAQGMIDKLEERYCIQDHELFISASIGITIYPEDADNMMDLVKNADVAMYRAKENGRGSFCFYTAEMNADARQLHKIEQALRVALEEGQFWIHYQPYVQQSSGLITGVEALIRWRNSAGEIVYPDQFIPVAEETGLIVPIGLWVLRSVIGVIAQWQREGHPDITFSVNVSARQFQEGHLVGQIKAALQENQINPQSLMLEITESLMIRDPEHTLNMLKEIKALGVRVALDDFGTGYSSLGYLKQFPIDLLKIDRSFINGIANSQDDETMVSAIVSMAHSLGVGVIGEGIENDQQLQRVNLHACDYVQGFFYSRPMPYDELALFFEGYQKSHLGLAESE comes from the coding sequence ATGGATTTTCAATATGGTGACAAAATATTATTTAAACATATAACCATACATAATCGCATGCTGGTCATGGTTGGTTGCGCCATCATTTCCCTTATGTTTGTGGGTGGTTTTGGTTTGCGAGAGCTGCATAGCAATCTGATGCAAGATCGTAAAAATAAAACGCAACATCTGGTCCAAGTCGTGGTCTCTACGCTGGCGGCGTATCAAGCGCAGGTGGTTGCCGGAACCCTGTCGTTGAGGGATGCTCAGCAGCAAGCCGCAGATATGGTTGCCCATATGCGCTACGGGCAAGAAAATTATTTTTGGATCAATGATTTAAATATAAAAATGGTTGTTCACCCTCTGCGGCCAGAGCTAAATGGTCAAGATCTTTCCACCATAAAAGATGCCAATGGCGTGTTTTTGTTTACCCGCTTTGTGGATGTAGTACAGCGCCAGGGTAGTGGTTTTGTGGAGTATTTATGGCCCAAGCCAGGGTCCATAGAAGCCGTACCCAAAATTTCTTATGTCGAAAAATTTGCGCCCTGGGGGTGGATGGTTGGCTCAGGGATCTATGTTGATGATGTAGAACATATTTTCCAAGATGCGGCCAGTGCTTTTATGGCGGTCATTTTAACCGCGCTACTGGTTGTTTGGGCCATTTCGGTAAAGATTGGCCGTAGCATTACGCGACCTCTCTTCCAAACCCGCCAAGCGATGTTGCGCTTGGCCAATGGCGACTTGGATGTGCCCCTTGAGGATATGGACCGTTCCGAGTTGGGGGATCTTAGTCAGGCTCTGCGTGTTTTTAGGGATCAATTTGCCATTAACGAAGGGCTGCGCCTAGAGCGGGAGGAGAGCCTAAAACAGGCTGCCGAAAAACGCGAAGAGTTGGCACGTATCATTGAAATAAGCCACACGGTGGTGCTCTCTTGGGAGAATGATGAAGAGTGGTCCCTGAGCTATGTATCAGAAAATTGTTATCGGATTTTGCAATCTGGGCTTAAATCATTGGTGTTAAAACCGCTGGTTAATCCTGAAGACCTCCCTCAGATGGAGGCCCTGTTGGCTGCGGGTGGGGATGCGTCTCGTTGGGTCAAGTTAGAGTTTCGCTTGTGCTTGGGCAGTGAAGAACCCCGATGGTTTGAGTGCTGCGTGCTCCCCATCAAAGATGATCATGCAGAGGTTGTTCAATACCATGGCGTTTTACACGATATAACCGAGCGCCGCAAAGGGGAGCATGATCTGCGGTTGGCCCAGGTGTTGTTCCGCACGACCAATGAGGCGTTGATGATCTCGTCGCGGGATAACAAGATAGAGATGGTTAACCCAGCTTTTAGCCGTATTACCGGCTATCAACTTGATGAGGTGCTAGGCAAGGGTCCTGACTTGTTGCAATCGGGCCGACACGATGCGCCATTCTATACACAGATGTGGCACGCTTTGCAGCAGGATGGTGCGTGGGAGGGGGAGATCTGGAACCGACGTAAAAGCGGTGAAACCTATCCTGAATGGCTCTCCATCGCGACGGTGACGAATGACAAGGGCGAGACGGTGCAATATGTCGCGGCCTTTAGTGACATTACCAAACGGAAACAGGCGGAAGAGACCATTCTTCACCAAGCCAATTATGATTTTTTGACTGACCTGCCCAACCGTAACCTTTTTCACGACCGTCTGCAAACGGAGCTGAAACGGTCCCAACGTTCTGGGCAGCAGGTGGCGCTGCTGTTTATTGATCTCGACCGCTTTAAGTTTGTTAATGATACGCTGGGTCATAATGTTGGGGATCAATTGCTGCGCGAAGTGGCGATCCGTTTGGGGCACTGCGTGCGTGAGTCGGATACCATTGCCCGGTTGGGTGGGGATGAGTTCACGGTGATACTGCCCGAGCTGCACGGTCCCGAAGGGGTGGCACGGCTGGCGCAGGGTATGATTGATAAGTTGGAAGAGCGCTATTGTATCCAGGATCATGAGCTGTTTATTTCGGCCAGCATCGGCATTACCATTTATCCGGAGGATGCGGATAATATGATGGATCTGGTAAAAAATGCGGATGTCGCCATGTATCGCGCCAAGGAGAATGGACGGGGCAGCTTTTGTTTCTACACCGCTGAGATGAATGCGGATGCAAGACAGTTGCATAAGATTGAACAAGCGTTGCGGGTTGCTTTGGAAGAGGGGCAGTTTTGGATCCACTATCAGCCCTATGTGCAGCAATCCAGTGGGTTGATAACCGGGGTTGAGGCGCTGATTAGGTGGCGCAATAGTGCGGGGGAGATTGTCTATCCGGATCAATTTATTCCCGTAGCTGAAGAGACGGGTTTGATTGTGCCCATTGGATTATGGGTGTTGCGCAGCGTTATTGGGGTTATTGCACAATGGCAGCGTGAGGGGCATCCAGACATTACCTTTTCGGTAAACGTCTCGGCGCGGCAGTTTCAAGAGGGGCACTTGGTCGGTCAAATTAAGGCTGCCTTGCAGGAGAATCAGATCAATCCCCAGAGCTTGATGTTGGAGATCACGGAAAGCCTCATGATCCGTGACCCAGAGCATACATTAAACATGCTTAAAGAGATTAAGGCGTTGGGTGTTCGGGTGGCGCTGGATGATTTTGGCACGGGTTATTCTTCCTTGGGTTATCTTAAGCAATTTCCCATTGATTTGCTCAAGATAGACCGCTCCTTTATCAATGGTATTGCCAACAGTCAGGATGATGAGACCATGGTATCTGCCATTGTCAGCATGGCGCACAGTCTGGGTGTTGGGGTGATTGGAGAGGGGATTGAAAATGACCAGCAATTGCAGCGGGTCAATCTTCATGCCTGTGATTATGTTCAGGGATTTTTTTACAGTAGACCCATGCCGTATGATGAATTGGCGCTGTTTTTTGAAGGGTATCAAAAGAGTCACCTGGGGCTAGCGGAGTCGGAGTAG
- a CDS encoding PAS domain S-box protein, with protein MESFAQLAIPQDRPAILQAMAQAWQNPGQPVEVEFHVEIGEIWTKVIRCVMQSTPRPSGSPQRLFGSVQNITLLRKIGDALVHSEERLNLILEGAQEGMWEWDIASGALYFSCHWERMLGFEPGEIPHTYQAWITQIHPDDKTATLEALEQHLQGHTQHFEIEHRQHTKKGTWLWLLTRGKVVQWGDQQTPLRMMGTQMNVTDRIRGEQALRFAHTQLKQQERLFHDYFAHGVVGMAITTPDRLFLHANKQLCVLLECQPKALLNTPIDQWLDPRHRDYYIDQYERLVRHLTENFELELPLCTALGRRVSVNLSTRALWDTSGRITHCIHTAVDLSEHNHIIAQVKESEKRFRAIFEHAGLAVAQGDIHGTIIKVNSAYANLLGYSPDELVGRSLQSLTHPSDFPENLSLLHDLAKKKRSVYTLEKRILHKDGSWIWVESTVTALTNAMDEPEFLINMTRDITDRRRAEAALVESEQRYRQLFQRNKAVELLIDPVNGQIVDANMAAADYYGYSCDTLRQMNIAQINILTRDEIEQEMLRAEQENRNHFQFRHRLSSGEVRDVEIHSGPVEIQGRALLYSIVHDITERRRIEAALSHNRHQLEASHGRLITILDSLQSIVYVADPQTGEILYHNRYLFDIAGNLKGEREELLYPNKKRLSQGTPASRSRGRNHAQSWEYCSPINHRWYSAHSQPITWVDGRTVRLEVATDINSLKQSEQALLQAKELAESANRAKSDFLATMSHDIRTPMNAVLGMVELLGESSLDPEQSHYLKIIRRAGSTLLSLINDILDLSKIEAGQLKLELDDFTLAETVEHVMDILRHKASEKGLQLQTHLHIPPQQRVRGDAQRLRQILLNLLGNAVKFTQQGSVSLTLQQQPDGQYSFQVADTGPGIAPHRQKIIFEPFVQEESGTHRHFGGSGLGLSICHKLVTAMRGTLWLKSQLGHGSIFYFTLPLATAMEPAPDEVSPQSVLHAPVSLTQLVNKRLLVVDDAEDNRNLIQAFLKSCQMQIQMAEDGEQAVRLCQEQRFDLILMDIQMPIMNGLEATRLIRQHEQMQHKSRTPIIALSAHAMLDVNNDALAAGCDLHLSKPIAKKRLLEALCHQLCPVVPTHNDDAPPLP; from the coding sequence ATGGAGAGCTTTGCCCAACTGGCTATCCCCCAAGATCGTCCCGCCATTCTCCAAGCCATGGCCCAAGCTTGGCAAAATCCAGGTCAGCCCGTGGAGGTTGAGTTTCATGTGGAAATTGGGGAGATCTGGACCAAAGTCATCCGCTGCGTCATGCAGAGCACACCTCGTCCATCCGGTTCACCCCAACGCCTGTTTGGTTCCGTGCAAAACATCACCCTGCTACGCAAAATTGGCGATGCCTTGGTTCACAGTGAAGAGCGCCTTAACCTTATCCTAGAGGGTGCGCAAGAGGGGATGTGGGAGTGGGATATTGCCAGCGGAGCGCTCTATTTTAGTTGCCACTGGGAACGCATGCTCGGCTTTGAGCCGGGTGAAATTCCCCACACCTACCAAGCTTGGATAACGCAAATTCACCCTGACGATAAAACCGCCACCCTAGAGGCTCTGGAACAGCACTTACAGGGACACACCCAACATTTTGAAATTGAACACCGCCAGCACACCAAAAAAGGCACATGGCTCTGGCTGCTCACCCGGGGTAAAGTGGTACAGTGGGGAGATCAGCAGACCCCTTTGCGTATGATGGGCACCCAAATGAACGTCACCGACCGCATACGCGGTGAACAGGCCCTGCGCTTTGCTCACACCCAACTCAAGCAGCAAGAACGCCTTTTCCATGACTATTTTGCCCACGGCGTGGTAGGCATGGCGATTACCACCCCGGACCGCCTGTTTTTACATGCCAACAAACAACTTTGCGTGCTGCTGGAGTGCCAGCCTAAGGCGCTGCTTAATACCCCCATTGATCAGTGGCTCGACCCCCGCCATCGTGATTATTATATTGATCAATATGAGAGACTTGTACGACACCTCACTGAAAATTTTGAATTAGAGCTCCCCCTCTGCACCGCGTTGGGTCGTCGGGTTTCGGTCAACCTCTCCACCCGTGCTTTATGGGATACATCGGGACGTATTACCCACTGCATACACACCGCTGTGGACCTAAGCGAACATAATCACATCATTGCCCAAGTAAAGGAGAGTGAAAAAAGGTTCCGCGCCATTTTTGAGCACGCAGGCTTGGCCGTGGCACAAGGGGATATCCATGGTACCATTATAAAAGTAAACAGCGCGTACGCTAACTTGCTGGGCTACAGCCCAGACGAACTGGTAGGGCGCTCATTACAGTCGCTCACACACCCCAGCGATTTTCCTGAAAATTTATCTTTATTGCATGATCTGGCTAAAAAAAAGCGCAGTGTGTATACCCTTGAAAAACGGATTCTCCATAAAGATGGTAGTTGGATATGGGTTGAGAGTACCGTCACAGCTCTGACCAACGCCATGGATGAGCCTGAATTTTTGATTAATATGACGAGGGATATTACCGATCGGCGGCGGGCTGAGGCCGCTCTGGTAGAAAGCGAACAGCGTTATCGGCAACTTTTTCAACGCAATAAAGCGGTTGAGCTGTTAATTGATCCCGTTAACGGCCAAATCGTCGATGCCAACATGGCCGCGGCAGACTATTATGGCTACAGTTGCGATACCTTACGCCAAATGAACATCGCGCAGATCAACATTCTCACACGGGACGAAATTGAGCAGGAAATGCTGCGGGCCGAGCAGGAAAATCGCAACCATTTCCAGTTCCGCCATCGCCTTAGCAGCGGTGAGGTGCGTGATGTTGAAATTCACTCGGGACCGGTGGAGATCCAAGGACGTGCCCTACTTTATTCGATTGTACATGACATTACCGAGCGGCGGCGTATTGAAGCGGCATTAAGCCACAACCGACATCAGCTCGAAGCCTCCCATGGGCGTCTTATTACGATTTTGGATAGTTTACAATCAATTGTCTATGTCGCCGACCCGCAAACTGGAGAGATACTCTACCACAACCGATATTTATTCGATATTGCGGGTAATTTGAAAGGGGAACGTGAGGAGCTGCTCTACCCAAACAAAAAGCGTCTCTCGCAAGGCACACCAGCTTCCCGCAGCCGGGGCCGCAACCATGCTCAGAGCTGGGAGTATTGCAGCCCCATCAACCACCGTTGGTACTCGGCCCACTCCCAGCCCATCACCTGGGTGGATGGCCGCACCGTGCGGCTAGAGGTCGCCACGGATATCAACTCCCTGAAACAGAGCGAGCAGGCGCTGTTGCAAGCCAAAGAGTTGGCGGAGAGTGCCAACCGAGCCAAAAGCGATTTTTTGGCCACCATGAGCCATGACATCCGCACCCCCATGAACGCGGTATTGGGTATGGTCGAGCTGTTGGGTGAATCTTCCCTGGACCCAGAGCAGAGCCATTATCTGAAAATTATTCGCCGCGCGGGTTCTACCCTACTCTCACTCATCAATGACATTTTAGATCTTTCCAAAATCGAAGCGGGGCAGCTTAAATTGGAGTTGGACGACTTCACCTTGGCAGAAACGGTGGAGCATGTGATGGACATTCTGCGTCATAAGGCCAGTGAAAAGGGGTTGCAACTCCAAACCCATCTGCACATCCCCCCGCAACAAAGGGTGCGGGGGGATGCCCAACGCTTACGTCAGATTTTACTTAATTTACTAGGTAATGCCGTTAAATTTACCCAGCAGGGCAGTGTCTCCCTAACCTTACAGCAACAACCTGATGGCCAATACTCTTTCCAAGTAGCCGACACGGGGCCAGGGATCGCCCCCCACCGGCAGAAGATCATTTTTGAACCCTTTGTCCAAGAAGAGAGTGGCACCCATCGCCATTTTGGCGGCAGTGGCTTGGGTTTAAGCATCTGCCATAAACTGGTGACGGCCATGCGGGGCACACTTTGGCTAAAGAGCCAATTGGGTCATGGCAGCATTTTTTACTTCACCCTTCCCCTCGCTACGGCTATGGAGCCAGCCCCCGACGAAGTTTCACCGCAGAGCGTTTTACACGCACCTGTGAGCCTTACGCAACTGGTAAACAAGCGTTTACTGGTGGTGGATGATGCCGAGGATAACCGTAATTTAATTCAAGCTTTTTTAAAGAGTTGTCAAATGCAGATCCAGATGGCCGAAGATGGTGAGCAAGCCGTACGTCTGTGCCAAGAGCAACGCTTTGACCTGATTTTGATGGATATACAGATGCCTATCATGAATGGGCTCGAAGCAACCCGCTTGATCCGCCAGCATGAGCAAATGCAGCATAAATCCCGCACCCCCATTATTGCCCTCAGTGCCCATGCCATGCTTGATGTTAACAATGATGCCTTGGCGGCTGGTTGCGACCTGCATTTATCTAAACCCATTGCCAAAAAACGGCTACTGGAAGCGCTCTGTCATCAACTGTGTCCCGTTGTACCTACCCATAATGATGATGCGCCACCCCTCCCTTAG
- the rquA gene encoding rhodoquinone biosynthesis methyltransferase RquA: MERHNQPPQGCLPVIPDYLQKTYWWAYLHPNAVRFFERQWLVNLILWGNFAKLRDAAIESMQPNLGGKTLQVACVYGDFTHRIIQQMPKTGLLEVVDVAPVQLDNLEKKLGDIPPHVHLSLQDSSSLTYADGSFENVLLFFLLHEQPEQVRAQTVKEAFRVVKPGGKVIFVDYHQPVKHNPFRYVMWPILKWLEPYALAVWDKEIASWIPEGKAPATLRKTTYFGGLYQRVVCDC, from the coding sequence GTGGAGCGACATAACCAGCCCCCTCAAGGCTGTCTACCGGTGATTCCAGACTACCTGCAAAAAACCTATTGGTGGGCCTATTTACACCCTAATGCGGTGCGTTTTTTTGAACGCCAATGGTTGGTTAATCTTATTTTATGGGGCAATTTTGCGAAGTTACGTGATGCAGCGATTGAGTCGATGCAGCCCAACCTAGGGGGAAAAACCTTACAGGTCGCGTGTGTTTATGGGGATTTTACCCACCGCATCATCCAGCAAATGCCCAAGACGGGGCTGCTTGAGGTGGTGGATGTGGCCCCCGTTCAATTGGATAATCTTGAAAAAAAACTGGGGGATATCCCGCCCCATGTCCACCTTTCTTTACAGGACTCCAGCAGCTTAACCTATGCTGATGGCAGTTTTGAAAATGTCTTGCTGTTTTTTCTTTTACATGAACAACCTGAGCAGGTGCGGGCCCAAACGGTTAAAGAGGCTTTCCGAGTGGTCAAGCCCGGTGGTAAAGTGATCTTTGTCGATTATCATCAGCCGGTAAAGCACAACCCGTTCCGCTACGTAATGTGGCCGATCCTAAAATGGCTGGAGCCCTATGCCCTAGCCGTTTGGGATAAAGAGATCGCCAGTTGGATACCCGAGGGCAAAGCCCCGGCAACGCTGCGCAAGACCACCTATTTTGGCGGACTCTACCAAAGGGTCGTGTGTGACTGTTAG
- a CDS encoding acetoin utilization protein AcuC — translation MRDATICVYLGEEIAQYGFPDGHPWTTTRMDAFWQEATRQSLSSKVVIADPVMAQPEQLHSFHTPQYVELVKRCSDAGEGFLDHGDTPAFPGIYEAAAYVVGSAVAAAEQIMQQRFRRIFIPIAGLHHAQPDVAGGFCVFNDAAVVVKHLRKQHGIKKIAYVDIDAHHGDGVFYPFEADPHLIFADIHEDGRYLYPWCGSEDETGVGPAYGTKVNIPMAPDASDADFFSAWPRIEALLMEHKPEFIILQCGADSLKNDPLTHLAFSTAAHSHAATRLCHMAETLGHGRVLALGGGGYNLSNVAQGWSAVLRALIEAPIIPAQP, via the coding sequence ATGCGTGACGCCACGATCTGTGTCTACCTGGGTGAAGAGATCGCCCAGTATGGTTTTCCCGACGGTCATCCCTGGACCACCACCCGCATGGATGCTTTTTGGCAAGAGGCCACCCGCCAAAGCCTTTCATCTAAAGTGGTGATCGCAGACCCGGTGATGGCCCAGCCCGAGCAGTTACACAGCTTTCACACCCCCCAGTATGTCGAGCTGGTCAAACGCTGCTCCGATGCCGGAGAGGGCTTTTTGGATCATGGCGATACACCTGCCTTTCCGGGGATCTATGAAGCAGCAGCCTACGTGGTTGGCTCAGCGGTGGCGGCGGCTGAGCAGATTATGCAGCAGCGCTTTCGACGTATTTTTATTCCCATTGCCGGCTTGCACCATGCCCAGCCTGACGTTGCAGGGGGGTTTTGCGTCTTTAATGATGCCGCCGTGGTGGTGAAACATCTGCGCAAACAACACGGCATAAAAAAAATTGCGTATGTGGATATTGACGCCCACCATGGCGATGGGGTGTTCTATCCTTTTGAGGCGGACCCTCACCTAATTTTTGCCGATATCCATGAAGATGGTCGTTATCTTTATCCGTGGTGTGGGAGTGAGGATGAGACTGGGGTAGGTCCGGCTTATGGTACCAAAGTCAATATTCCCATGGCCCCCGATGCCTCAGATGCCGACTTTTTTTCTGCGTGGCCCCGCATTGAGGCCCTGCTGATGGAACACAAGCCAGAATTTATCATTCTACAGTGTGGGGCCGATTCGCTGAAAAACGACCCCCTCACCCACTTAGCCTTTTCCACCGCAGCCCACAGTCATGCGGCGACGCGGCTGTGCCATATGGCCGAAACCTTGGGCCATGGGCGGGTATTGGCTTTGGGCGGCGGCGGGTACAACCTAAGCAATGTGGCACAAGGTTGGAGCGCCGTACTGCGTGCCTTAATCGAAGCCCCAATAATCCCTGCGCAGCCCTAA
- the cobA gene encoding uroporphyrinogen-III C-methyltransferase — translation MHTVDTYTSMAPGSVILAGSGPGDPNLLTLGVYKALQACDTLVYDALVSPEIMALVPASVEQHFVGKRGGHPSIGQEAINAILVQLAKAGKKVLRLKGGDPFVFGRGGEEAYCLSCEGIPFSIIPGVTAGVAGPAYAGIPITHRDVNANVAFLTGHESPTNAAGETVPTTVDWESVGAAFPVIVLYMGVKNLPTIAKRLIAGGRSGETPVALIRWATTPRQQTMITTLNRAADDISECKIKPPSIVVIGEVVNYRDHLSWFADDTLTRDNCKNKLRDDE, via the coding sequence ATGCACACCGTTGATACCTACACATCCATGGCCCCTGGCTCGGTCATTTTAGCCGGTTCAGGTCCGGGCGATCCCAATTTGCTCACCCTTGGGGTCTACAAGGCCCTGCAAGCCTGCGATACGCTGGTTTACGATGCTTTGGTCTCACCCGAGATTATGGCACTGGTGCCTGCGTCGGTTGAGCAGCATTTTGTGGGCAAACGGGGAGGCCACCCTTCCATTGGTCAAGAGGCCATCAATGCCATACTGGTGCAGCTGGCAAAGGCCGGTAAAAAGGTACTACGCCTAAAAGGGGGCGACCCCTTTGTGTTTGGTCGTGGTGGCGAAGAGGCCTACTGCCTAAGCTGCGAGGGCATTCCCTTCTCGATTATTCCGGGTGTGACGGCTGGGGTGGCGGGTCCGGCTTATGCGGGCATACCCATTACCCACCGTGACGTCAACGCCAACGTGGCCTTTTTGACGGGTCACGAATCCCCCACCAATGCCGCTGGCGAAACGGTACCAACCACCGTGGATTGGGAGTCTGTTGGGGCAGCCTTTCCGGTTATTGTGCTCTATATGGGGGTTAAAAACCTACCCACCATTGCCAAACGGCTGATCGCGGGCGGTCGCTCTGGAGAAACCCCGGTGGCGCTCATCCGCTGGGCCACCACCCCGCGCCAACAAACCATGATTACCACCCTAAACCGGGCGGCAGATGATATTTCCGAGTGTAAAATCAAACCACCCTCTATTGTGGTGATTGGCGAAGTGGTGAACTATCGGGATCATCTTAGCTGGTTTGCCGACGATACCCTAACCCGCGACAACTGCAAAAACAAACTGCGTGATGATGAATAA